The Daucus carota subsp. sativus chromosome 7, DH1 v3.0, whole genome shotgun sequence genome window below encodes:
- the LOC108196061 gene encoding protein CTR9 homolog produces the protein MACVYIPVQNSEEEVRVSLDQLPRDATDILDILKAEQAPLDLWLIIAREYFKQGKVEQFRQILEEGSSPEIDEYYADVRYERIAILNALGAYYSHLGKIETKREKEDYFIKATQYYNKASRIDMHESSTWVGKGQLLLAKGDLDQASSAFKIVLDGDREHVPALLGQACVQFSRGKYLESLELYKRALQVNPQCPAAVRLGIGMCRYKLGQHEKAKQAFKRVLQLDPENVEALVALGILDLQINEAAGIRRGMEKMQRAFEFYPYCATSLNYLANHFFFTGQHFLVEQLTETALAVTNHGPTRAHSYYNLARSYHSKGDFEKAGLYYMASVKEIDKPKEFVLPYYGLAQVQLHLGDLRSSLANYEKVLEVAPENCETLKAVGHIFVQLGQSEKALEYLKKATKFHPRDHEAFIDLGELLISTDAGAALDAFKSARALLKKGHEEIPIDLLNNIGALHFEREEYELAEEAFKEALGDGVWRKLIDTDTKGNRQQPDPIKEALYKPLDASASVEKYRDTQLFSQIEEAGVSVELPWIKIPPLFNLGTLLEHLHRTEMASILYRLILFKYPEYIDAHLRLAAIAKAQNNFHLSIQLVRDALKIDDKCPNALLMLGDLELKNDDWVKAKETFKAANDATNGKDSYATLCLGNWNYFAAVRFDKRNAKLEATHLEKAKELYTKVLVQHSSNLYAANGAGVVLAEKGHYDVAKELLTQVQEAASGSIFVQMPGVWINLAHIHFAQGDFALAIKMYQNCLRRFFYNTDSNVLLYLARTHYEAEQWQDCKRTLLRAIHLAPSNYTLRFDAGVTLQKFSASTLQKTKRTVDEVRATVAELTNAVRLFSQLSAASNLHIHGFDEKKIETHVGYCKHLLEAAKVHLEAAEREDQLNKQRQELARQVTLAEENRRKAEEQKKLQLEKRKQEEELKQMQQQEEHLERMKEQWKHTSASKRKDRTHAEDENGGRSEKRRRKGEKKRKREKKSRYETEEAGDMDDQEEMEMEDEYVNRNYKQTDNTMNDDGDEVDENPQDLLAAAGLEDSDAETDAVENPSAANRKRRAWSESDDDEPTTRHTESSPIRENSAEMQVSDGD, from the exons GAGACCAAACGAGAAAAGGaggattattttattaaagctACACAATACTACAATAAAGCGTCAAGAATAGATATGCACGAGTCTTCTACTTGGGTTGGCAAAG GTCAACTTTTACTAGCTAAAGGTGATTTAGACCAGGCATCTTCTGCATTTAAGATTGTATTGGATGGAGATAGGGAACATGTTCCAGCCCTTCTTGGTCAG GCATGTGTCCAGTTCAGCCGTGGAAAATATTTGGAGTCTTTGGAGTTGTACAAG AGGGCCTTGCAAGTAAACCCACAGTGCCCTGCAGCTGTAAGACTTGGCATTGGCATGTGTCGTTATAAATTGGGTCAACATGAAAAGGCTAAGCAAGCATTTAAACGCGTTTTGCAG TTGGACCCCGAAAATGTTGAGGCTCTTGTGGCACTTGGAATTTTGGACTTGCAAATTAATGAAG CTGCTGGTATTAGAAGGGGAATGGAAAAGATGCAGAGAGCTTTTGAATTTTATCCGTATTGTGCAACGTCACTTAATTATCTAGCAAACCATTTCTTCTTCACTGGTCAACATTTCCTGGTTGAGCAACTCACTGAAACTGCTCTTGCTGTAACTAATCACGGGCCAACAAGGGCACACTCTTATTATAACCTAGCACGTTCGTACCATAGTAAG GGGGATTTTGAAAAGGCTGGACTGTACTACATGGCATCTGTAAAAGAAATTGATAAGCCTAAAGAATTTGTTTTACCTTATTATG GTCTTGCACAAGTTCAATTGCATTTGGGAGATCTGCGAAGTTCCCTTGCAAACTATGAAAAAGTTTTGGAGGTGGCCCCTGAAAACTGTGAGACTCTGAAA GCTGTTGGTCATATATTTGTTCAGCTTGGACAGTCTGAGAAGGCCTTGGAATACCTGAAAAAAGCTACAAAGTTCCATCCACGTGATCACGAG GCATTTATAGATCTGGGTGAGCTGCTGATCTCAACTGATGCTGGAGCTGCTTTAGATGCCTTCAAAAGT GCGCGCGCTCTATTGAAAAAGGGTCATGAAGAGATACCGATAGATCTACTCAATAATATTGGGGCCCTTCATTTTGAAAGGGAAGAGTATGAG CTTGCTGAAGAAGCATTTAAGGAGGCTCTAGGTGATGGTGTATGGCGCAAGTTAATTGATACTGATACTAAGGGCAACAGACAACAGCCTGATCCTATCAAAGAAGCATTGTACAAGCCGTTGGATGCTAGTGCATCTGTTGAGAAGTATAGGGACACACAGTTGTTCAGCCAGATTGAGGAAGCAGGAGTTTCTGTGGAACTGCCTTGGATTAAAATCCCACCACTATTTAACCTTGGCACACTACTAGAGCATTTACACAGAACTGAAATGGCTAGCATATTATaccgtctgatcttgttcaAG TATCCCGAGTACATAGATGCTCATCTCCGGCTCGCTGCTATCGCAAAAGCTCAAAACAATTTTCACCTAAGCATTCAACTG GTTCGTGATGCCTTAAAGATAGATGACAAATGCCCAAATGCATTACTAATGCTCGGTGACTTGGAGCTTAAAAATGATGACTGGGTCAAAGCAAAAGAAACGTTCAAAGCTGCAAATGATGCAACCAATGGAAAAGATTCTTATGCCACACTTTGTTTG GGAAACTGGAATTACTTTGCAGCAGTTCGTTTCGACAAAAGAAAtgcaaagttggaagcaacacATCTGGAAAAAGCTAAAGAACTTTACACAAAA GTCCTGGTTCAGCATTCTTCTAATCTATATGCTGCCAATGGCGCTGGTGTAGTACTGGCAGAAAAAGGTCATTATGATGTTGCAAAGGAACTTCTTACACAG GTTCAAGAGGCTGCAAGTGGAAGCATTTTTGTCCAGATGCCAGGCGTGTGGATAAATCTAGCACATATTCATTTTGCTCAAGGAGATTTTGCTCTGGCTATCAAGATG TATCAAAATTGTCTGCGTAGGTTTTTCTACAATACAGACAGTAATGTTCTTCTGTATCTAGCTCGTACGCATTATGAAGCTGAACAATGGCAAGACTGTAAAAGGACTTTACTAAGAGCAATCCATTTGGCTCCTTCAAATTACACTTTGAGATTTGATGCTGGTGTGACATTGCAGAAATTCTCAGCATCCACTTTACAGAAGACAAAAAGGACTGTAGACGAG GTACGTGCAACAGTTGCCGAGCTTACAAATGCAGTTCGTTTGTTTAGTCAGCTATCTGCAGCTTCAAATCTTCAcattcatggatttgatgaaaaGAAAATAGAAACTCATGTTGGATATTGCAAGCACTTACTGGAGGCTGCAAAAGTTCATTTAGAGGCAGCTGAGCGTGAAGACCAGCTAAATAAGCAGAGACAAGAACTTGCTCGCCAGGTTACATTGGCTGAGGAAAATCGCCGCAAAGCTGAAGAACAGAAGAAACTGCAG TTGGAGAAGAGAAAACAGGAGGAAGAATTAAAGCAAATGCAGCAACAGGAGGAGCATTTAGAGCGTATGAAG GAACAATGGAAGCACACTTCTGCCTCCAAGCGTAAAGATAGGACACATGCTGAAGACGAGAATGGAGGGCGTAGTGAAAAGAGGAGGAGAAAaggagaaaagaagagaaaaagagaaaagaagtcACGTTATGAGACAGAGGAAGCAGGTGACATGGACGATCAAGAAGAAATGGAAATGGAAGATGAGTATGTTAATAGGAACTACAAGCAGACTGATAATACAATGAACGATGATGGTGATGAAGTTGACGAGAATCCACAGGATCTTCTTGCAGCTGCTGGGCTGGAAGATTCTGATGCTGAGACTGACGca GTGGAAAATCCATCAGCTGCAAATAGAAAGCGGAGGGCGTGGTCAGaatctgatgatgatgaaccAACCACACGACATACTGAGTCCAGTCCGATAAGAGAAAATTCTGCAGAGATGCAGGTAAGTGATGGTGACTAG
- the LOC108196186 gene encoding potassium channel SKOR isoform X2: protein MYSSFFTPFEFGFFRGLPRNRNLFLLDIAGQTAFVIDIVLQFFVAYRDRQTYKMIYKRYPIAMRYLKSHFIIDFLGCLPWDIIYGATGNKEAVRCLLWIRLSRARKVLAFFQKLEKDIRIKYLFCRIVKLIVVEIYCTHTAACIFYYLATTLPAEKEGYTWIGSLKLGDYSYSNFREIDLWTRYITSLYFAIVTMVTVGYGDIHAVNLREMVFIMIFVSFDMVIGAYLIGNMTALIVKGSKTERYRDKMTDIIKYMNRNRLGRDIRNQIKGHLRLQYESTYTDAAALQDLPISIRAKISQTLYMSCVENVSLFKGCSSEFISQIVTRVHEEFFLPGELIMEQGNVVDQLYIVCHGLLEEVGICEDGTEETVSVLRPNSLFGEVSILCNIPQPYTVKVSELCRLLRLDKQSFSNILEIYFHDGRKILNNLLEGKESNLRLKQLESDITFHINKQEAELALRVNSAAYYGDLYQLKGLVRAGADPNKTDYDGRSPLHLAASKGYEDIILFLTQEGVDINISDNFGNTPLFEAIKSGHDQVVSLLIKEGAILKIGDSGPFLCTAVARGDYDLIKRVLSAGIDPNSSDYDHRTPLHVAASQGLYLLAKLLLESGASVISRDRWGNTPLDEGRMSGNKNLIKLLEIAKSSQLAEISNQSPEITDKPQPKKCRVYPFHPDKPKENKPSYGVMLWVPETMEELIKKAAEQLNCPQNSCILSEDAAKILDADMISDGQKLYLIDETQ, encoded by the exons GTACTTGAAATCGCATTTTATCATTGATTTTTTGGGTTGTTTGCCATGGGATATCATATACGGG GCTACGGGAAATAAAGAGGCAGTGCGGTGTCTTCTTTGGATTAGGTTGAGTCGGGCACGTAAAGTTCTGGCGTTTTTCCAAAAGTTGGAGAAGGACATAAGGATTAAATATCTCTTCTGCAGGATTGTAAAGCTTATTGTTGTTGAAATCTACTGCACTCATACAGCGGCATGCATTTTTTACTATTTAGCTACCACTCTCCCAGCAGAGAAAGAAGGATACACATGGATTGGAAGTTTGAAATTGGGTGATTACAGTTATTCAAACTTTAGAGAGATTGATCTCTGGACGCGTTATATAACATCTTTATATTTTGCCATTGTCACTATGGTTACAGTCG GTTATGGCGATATACATGCTGTCAATCTGAGAGAGATGGTTTTCATTATGATTTTTGTATCTTTTGACATGGTTATCGGGGCTTATTTGATTGGTAATATGACAGCCTTAATTGTGAAAGGATCAAAGACAGAGAGGTATAGGGATAAAATGACAGATATCATCAAATATATGAACAGAAACAGACTTGGGAGGGACATCCGTAACCAAATCAAAGGTCACTTGAGGCTACAATACGAGAGCACTTACACTGATGCTGCTGCTCTTCAAGATCTTCCTATTTCCATTCGTGCAAAG ATTTCCCAAACCCTTTACATGTCATGCGTTGAAAATGTTTCTCTATTCAAGGGATGCTCTTCAGAATTCATCAGTCAAATT GTGACTAGAGTCCATGAGGAGTTTTTTCTCCCAGGAGAATTGATAATGGAACAGGGGAATGTCGTCGATCAACTTTATATTGTCTGTCATGGTCTTCTG GAGGAGGTTGGTATATGCGAAGATGGAACAGAAGAGACAGTTTCAGTCCTGAGACCTAATAGCTTATTTGGAGAAGTCTCTATTCTTTGTAACATCCCTCAGCCCTACACGGTTAAAGTTAGTGAGCTGTGCAGGCTTTTAAGGCTTGATAAACAATCCTTTTCGAATATTCTTGAGATTTATTTCCATGATGGGCGAAAAATCCTGAACAACCTGCTAGAG GGGAAAGaatcaaatcttcgtttgaagcAACTTGAGTCTGATATCACCTTTCACATCAATAAACAAGAGGCAGAACTTGCTCTTCGGGTAAACAGTGCTGCATACTATGGTGATCTGTATCAGCTGAAGGGCTTGGTTCGAGCTGGAGCTGATCCCAATAAGACAGATTATGATGGCAGGTCTCCACTG CATCTTGCGGCATCAAAAGGATATGAAGACATTATTCTTTTCCtaactcaggaaggagtggacaTCAATATTTCAG ATAATTTTGGAAACACCCCCTTGTTCGAAGCTATTAAGAGTGGACATGATCAAGTAGTTTCCTTACTGATTAAAGAAGGAGCTATCCTGAAAATTGGTGATTCTGGTCCTTTTTTGTGTACTGCAGTTGCAAGGGGGGATTATGATTTGATTAAAAGGGTTCTGTCTGCTGGCATTGATCCGAACTCTAGTGACTATGATCACCGAACTCCACTTCATGTTGCTGCCTCCCAAGGCTTATATTTATTAGCAAAGTTACTTTTGGAATCCGGGGCTTCTGTTATCTCACGGGACAG ATGGGGAAACACACCACTTGATGAAGGAAGAATGTCCGGAAACAAGAATCTGATCAAGCTTCTTGAAATAGCAAAATCTTCTCAGTTGGCAGAAATCTCAAACCAGTCTCCTGAAATCACAG ATAAACCGCAACCCAAAAAATGCAGAGTGTATCCCTTCCACCCTGATAAGCCAAAGGAGAATAAACCATCGTATGGAGTAATGTTGTGGGTTCCTGAAACCATGGAGGAGCTCATCAAAAAAGCGGCAGAGCAGCTAAACTGTCCTCAGAACTCTTGTATATTATCAGAAGATGCAGCTAAAATATTGGATGCGGATATGATAAGTGATGGTCAGAAGCTGTATTTAATCGATGAAACACAATAG